The Gloeobacter morelensis MG652769 genome contains the following window.
CCAACTGTACTGATCACCACGGAGAAGCGGCGCACCAAGCCGCTTTCAAAGAAGAGCGCTTTTTTTGACTGCGGATCATCCGAGAAGATGGCCAAACCAGAAGTCAAAGCCACGTAGCCGTTGATACTCACCAGTGCGCCCAGGAACAAAAATGCGAGAACCTGCAGGTAGACACGGTCGATGGGTATCGGTCTAGGTGCCCGGGGCTTGAAGACGACTATGCCGGCAATTAGACAGGCCGTATTTAACAAAAATAAGAGCAAATAATCGGCCCGAAAGTTCAAGGCGTTCCAGGTATAAATAGTGACGGCGACGCCGATGCTCTGGGAGAGCACAAAATAAAACATAGGGTCAAAAATCGAAAATATGTGTCTGCGCACGAGGAGTCCCAGCACCGCCAGGGAGCCCGCCAGGACGCCGAAGAACAATATCAGATTTTCAAAAAATTGGTTGGTAATTAGCATGGGCTGGGTTGGGCGGCGGTGGGCAATGGCGTGGGCCCCGGCCGGTCAGACACCGGGGGACTCAAAATCGACAGCACAGTTGTTGCGCTGGTGTTGGTAAGCCTGGCGGTCGCGGTCGTGCAAGCCGGTCCGTTTTTTAGCCTCGGTCACCAGCCGCTGGGTGAGACGGGTGGCAAAGGCATCGAATTTGACCGCGCGCAGATCCAGGCTGTGTTTGGTACAAATGTACCGCCATTCGTCCTGTAGCCGCTCGGCACTCCAGGTTGAGGTTTTCGAAGCTTGGTGGCGGCGAAAGGCGGCGACCAACGTCGGTACGTAGGCGAGCTTGCGCCCCGACAGGGCCATCTGGAGCAACCAATCCCAGTCGCCATAAAAGTTCAGCCGTGCGTCGAAGACAATCGCCTGCAGCTGGGCACGGCGCACGATAAAAGCCCCGGGAAAGATATAGTTGCCACGACAAAGTTTTTTGGGCGAGAAGTCTCCGACATTGTGGGGGTAAGCCAAAAACCGGCCCGCGCCATCAACGATCGCGTACTGTCCGTAGGCCCCGGTTACATCGGGATGCTCCTCCAGATAACGCGCCAACTCTACCAGCCCGGCCGGGAAATAAAAGTCATCGACATTCTGGTAGCCAACGAGCGGACGGGTCGCCAGGGCAAAGCCTTTGTTGATGGCATCGTACTGGCCCTTGTCCTTTTCGCTGATCCAGCGTAGGTTATAGCGATCGGCCCAACGGCTCAGCAAATCGAGAGTGCCATCATTGGAACCGCCATCGACCACGATATGTTCGAGGTCTACGCCCTTCAGCCCGGCAAGATTGGCAAGCAACTGCGGCAGAAACTGCACCGCGTTGTAAGCCGGTGTGACAACCGTTACTCCCATCGCTCCCCCATCAATCGTGCCGGTAGGTTACTTCTGGAACCGGCGCAGCCAACCCTTCTTCTCGACCGCAGCCGGCCCCTCCTTGCCGGGGACGGGCTCGCCGTAGTAGTGGTAATAGTATTGATAATAGTAGTATTGTCCTTCTGATTCCTGGCGCAGGGCATTGGCGACCATGCCCACCGGCACAATTTGGGCGGCTGCCAGGCGCTCGATCGCCCCTTTGAGGCCGCCGCGGCGGGCGGTCTCCAGGCCCACGACCATCAGCAGCCCGTCGGCGTACTTGGTGAGCAGCGTGGTGTCGGTGAGGCCGATAAGCGGCGGCGAGTCGATGACCACCAGGTCGAACTCGGTGCGCCACTGGGCGACCAGTTCGGCCATCCGCTTCGAGTCGAGCAACATCACCGGGTTGGGCGGTATCGGACCGGAGGTGATTGCGTAGACGTT
Protein-coding sequences here:
- a CDS encoding glycosyltransferase family 2 protein, which translates into the protein MGVTVVTPAYNAVQFLPQLLANLAGLKGVDLEHIVVDGGSNDGTLDLLSRWADRYNLRWISEKDKGQYDAINKGFALATRPLVGYQNVDDFYFPAGLVELARYLEEHPDVTGAYGQYAIVDGAGRFLAYPHNVGDFSPKKLCRGNYIFPGAFIVRRAQLQAIVFDARLNFYGDWDWLLQMALSGRKLAYVPTLVAAFRRHQASKTSTWSAERLQDEWRYICTKHSLDLRAVKFDAFATRLTQRLVTEAKKRTGLHDRDRQAYQHQRNNCAVDFESPGV